In one window of Chloroflexota bacterium DNA:
- a CDS encoding dihydrolipoamide acetyltransferase family protein, giving the protein MAVPVIIQKLGNSVESCLLIEWKKAIGDAINEGEPLADVETDKAVMEVVSPASGTLLALFASEGDEVPVLSNVAAVGEPGEDVEHLRPAGGEAEGTIDLSAPSSEMAAAGEPGTLAHETTPAPEAGVAAGISPRAKNLARDKEVDPANLLGSGPGGRVIERDVVAALALQPRLSPVAQAMVDTGEFQAPDRGSGPGGRVMSNDLMPAETPQVQATMPTPQATAADDIEIIQLKGMRKLIAERMLSSLQTTAQLTLNASADARTILDYRKRFKASDERLGLQKITINDLILFAVSRTLPEFPSLNALFLENEVHRYRPVHLAVAVDTPRGLVVPVIRHADSLSLQQLSQEAKRLAQATLDGRISPDELTGGTFTVTNLGSLGVENFTPVLNPPQVGILGVGNINLKPVQVDDKVEFVPHIGLSLTINHQVVDGAPAARFLQALSAGLADIGLLLAL; this is encoded by the coding sequence ATGGCTGTTCCCGTAATCATACAAAAACTCGGCAACAGCGTCGAGAGCTGCCTTCTAATAGAATGGAAGAAGGCTATCGGCGATGCAATCAACGAGGGTGAACCGCTGGCGGACGTAGAGACCGATAAGGCGGTGATGGAAGTGGTCAGTCCTGCCTCGGGGACGCTGTTGGCGCTATTTGCCAGCGAGGGCGATGAGGTTCCGGTCCTGAGCAATGTGGCCGCCGTCGGTGAACCAGGCGAGGATGTCGAACACCTGCGGCCTGCTGGCGGCGAGGCAGAAGGTACTATCGACCTGTCTGCGCCATCCTCTGAGATGGCAGCAGCTGGGGAACCTGGTACCCTGGCCCACGAAACCACGCCGGCCCCGGAGGCAGGAGTAGCGGCCGGGATATCACCTCGAGCGAAAAATCTGGCACGGGACAAGGAAGTGGATCCGGCGAATCTTCTGGGTAGCGGTCCTGGTGGTCGCGTTATCGAGCGGGACGTGGTTGCCGCGCTTGCCCTCCAGCCACGGCTCAGTCCCGTGGCACAGGCCATGGTAGATACCGGCGAATTCCAGGCGCCCGATCGGGGCAGCGGTCCTGGCGGGCGGGTCATGAGCAATGACCTGATGCCAGCTGAAACGCCGCAGGTTCAGGCAACCATGCCAACACCACAAGCGACTGCCGCCGACGACATTGAGATCATTCAGCTGAAGGGTATGCGCAAGCTGATCGCCGAACGGATGTTAAGCTCGCTGCAGACCACGGCTCAGCTTACCCTCAATGCCTCGGCCGATGCTCGAACGATCCTTGATTACCGCAAACGATTCAAGGCCAGCGATGAGAGGCTGGGCCTGCAGAAGATCACGATCAACGACCTAATTCTCTTTGCAGTCTCTCGAACATTGCCCGAATTCCCGTCGCTAAACGCGCTTTTCCTGGAAAATGAAGTCCACCGCTATCGGCCTGTCCATCTTGCCGTTGCGGTGGATACGCCTCGGGGCCTGGTGGTGCCGGTGATCCGGCACGCCGACAGCCTGAGTTTACAACAGCTCTCGCAGGAGGCAAAACGCCTGGCGCAAGCCACCCTGGACGGACGGATCAGCCCCGATGAATTGACCGGTGGCACTTTCACAGTCACCAATCTGGGCAGTTTGGGCGTAGAAAACTTCACGCCGGTGCTCAATCCACCGCAAGTGGGTATCCTGGGCGTCGGCAACATCAATCTGAAGCCGGTCCAGGTGGATGATAAGGTGGAATTTGTGCCTCATATTGGACTTTCGCTGACCATCAATCACCAGGTGGTTGATGGGGCGCCGGCAGCCCGGTTTCTGCAGGCACTGTCGGCCGGGTTGGCCGATATTGGGCTGCTGTTGGCGCTATGA
- a CDS encoding DeoR/GlpR family DNA-binding transcription regulator: protein MKEDESTHKLTKGRQRRMAVSRDLYLEERRQHILEQVQQDGRVSVTQLSELLGVSEVTIRNDLRALEGRGLLVRTHGGAVAANASVIDIALSRRRQRQIREKVDIGIAGANLIADGDAIFLDSSSTALAIAQQLKQRNRITVVSNSLAVAQDLLTVPGITVVMPGGRLHPDTVSLIGTDGLAFLKQFNIQMGFFGAHGIACQEGLTDISVDEANAKRSIVELCREVIAVVDATKWGQVGLASFAQLDEIDLVISNLDAPADLVAQVRAAGVKVVLI from the coding sequence ATGAAAGAAGACGAAAGTACTCATAAGTTAACGAAAGGCCGGCAGCGAAGAATGGCAGTGTCCAGGGATCTTTATCTGGAAGAGCGACGCCAACACATTCTCGAGCAGGTCCAGCAGGATGGCAGGGTCTCGGTGACGCAGCTCAGTGAGCTGTTGGGCGTTTCCGAGGTGACCATTCGAAACGACCTTCGGGCGCTGGAAGGCCGGGGATTGTTGGTCAGAACCCACGGCGGCGCGGTGGCTGCCAACGCGAGCGTGATCGATATTGCCCTGTCCCGGCGGCGCCAGCGCCAGATCAGAGAAAAGGTCGACATCGGTATCGCCGGCGCCAATCTAATCGCCGACGGGGACGCCATCTTCCTGGACAGCAGCAGTACCGCACTGGCGATCGCGCAGCAGTTGAAGCAGCGAAACCGCATCACGGTAGTAAGCAATAGCCTTGCCGTGGCCCAGGATCTTCTAACCGTTCCCGGCATTACCGTGGTGATGCCAGGAGGACGACTGCATCCGGATACCGTGTCTCTTATTGGCACCGACGGGCTGGCCTTCCTCAAACAGTTTAATATCCAGATGGGCTTTTTTGGCGCCCATGGCATTGCCTGCCAGGAAGGCCTGACCGATATAAGCGTCGATGAGGCAAACGCCAAACGATCGATTGTCGAGCTGTGCCGCGAGGTGATCGCCGTGGTGGATGCGACCAAGTGGGGACAGGTTGGCCTGGCCTCCTTCGCTCAATTGGACGAAATCGATCTTGTGATCAGCAATCTTGATGCGCCGGCTGACCTGGTTGCCCAGGTGAGGGCCGCCGGGGTCAAGGTTGTCCTTATATAG
- a CDS encoding GAP family protein: protein MIERWLTIVLLALTVGFLPLQFGVTVFLLGQDDGTKKASGLVGGVALFRVLVAAVFVVFFAGAAAAMGDLVTDIAGTVQSAVAQIGTDISSGRHGLVNLFLIAAAILLLYYTGRRLRSVNSKSNSAAKGISNRVAGIGAGSVLVFSVVWAAGGMNQWILTIAGVSQLMAMPVQPPTKVFGFGLFLLLSSLMLLLPILFVFIRPESARTHLEAADRWVNGALRHVITLSLSLIGIYFLWIGALGLTRFF from the coding sequence ATGATCGAGCGATGGCTCACGATAGTCCTGCTTGCCCTTACCGTGGGCTTCCTGCCTCTACAGTTTGGTGTCACAGTATTCCTGCTGGGCCAGGATGACGGCACAAAAAAAGCCTCCGGTCTGGTGGGAGGCGTTGCGTTGTTCCGGGTCCTGGTCGCGGCCGTGTTCGTCGTTTTTTTTGCAGGCGCGGCGGCAGCCATGGGTGATCTGGTGACCGATATTGCCGGCACGGTGCAATCGGCAGTGGCACAAATCGGCACAGATATCAGCTCGGGCCGGCACGGGTTGGTTAACCTGTTCCTGATCGCTGCCGCCATCCTGCTCCTGTATTACACGGGTCGCCGCTTGCGCAGCGTCAACTCCAAAAGCAATAGCGCTGCGAAAGGGATTTCCAACAGGGTCGCCGGCATCGGCGCCGGAAGTGTTCTTGTGTTCAGCGTTGTCTGGGCCGCCGGGGGCATGAACCAATGGATTCTCACCATCGCCGGTGTAAGCCAGCTCATGGCGATGCCAGTTCAGCCCCCAACCAAGGTTTTCGGTTTCGGCCTGTTTCTGCTTCTCTCCAGCCTGATGCTACTACTGCCAATCCTTTTCGTTTTTATCCGTCCGGAGAGCGCTCGCACTCACCTGGAAGCAGCCGACAGATGGGTCAATGGCGCATTGCGTCACGTGATTACCCTTTCACTTTCCCTCATCGGCATCTACTTCCTCTGGATCGGCGCGCTGGGTCTCACCCGTTTTTTCTAA
- a CDS encoding Gfo/Idh/MocA family oxidoreductase: protein MDKPNVAIIGLGFGAEFIAIYQAHPDANMYAICQRNEENLNKIGDAFGIERRYANYEDVLADPSVDFVHINSPISDHAWMSIAALEAGKHVFCTVPMATTIAECEQIVDLVKKTGLKYMMAETVVYSREFLFIKELYEKGELGKIQYMQASHPQDMEGWPEYWERMVPMHYATHVVSPVLGLVDGLAEYVSCFGSGTIDPRLSAKSGSAFAVESCHIKVMESDVAAHIWRTLFDTARQYRESFDVYGTKKSFEWALIEGEQHVIHTAKKPEPEIPERVSVPDYAHLLPQEIQPFTSTIEDAEHLSFIQGAGHGGSHPHLVNAFVSALVEDKQPWPNAVTSANWTCVGICAHQSARKGGEIVQLPEFTLEGV from the coding sequence ATGGATAAACCCAATGTAGCCATCATCGGTCTTGGCTTCGGTGCCGAGTTCATTGCCATTTATCAGGCGCACCCCGATGCCAACATGTATGCTATCTGTCAGCGAAATGAAGAAAATCTGAACAAGATCGGCGACGCTTTTGGCATCGAAAGACGTTATGCCAACTATGAGGATGTGCTGGCCGATCCCAGCGTCGATTTTGTTCACATCAATTCACCCATCTCCGACCATGCCTGGATGTCCATCGCCGCGCTCGAGGCGGGCAAACACGTCTTCTGCACCGTGCCCATGGCTACCACCATCGCCGAGTGTGAGCAGATCGTCGATCTGGTGAAAAAAACCGGCTTGAAGTATATGATGGCCGAAACCGTGGTCTACAGCAGGGAGTTTCTCTTCATTAAGGAACTGTACGAGAAGGGCGAACTGGGCAAAATACAGTACATGCAGGCATCGCATCCGCAAGATATGGAGGGTTGGCCTGAATACTGGGAGCGCATGGTGCCCATGCACTATGCCACCCACGTGGTCTCGCCCGTGCTGGGGCTGGTGGATGGCCTGGCCGAGTACGTCTCTTGCTTCGGTTCCGGGACCATCGATCCGCGCCTGTCTGCGAAATCGGGCAGCGCCTTTGCCGTGGAATCCTGCCACATCAAGGTCATGGAATCGGATGTCGCTGCCCATATCTGGCGCACTCTCTTCGACACTGCCCGTCAATATCGCGAATCCTTCGACGTGTATGGCACGAAGAAGAGCTTTGAGTGGGCGCTAATCGAGGGCGAGCAGCACGTGATTCACACGGCAAAGAAGCCTGAGCCAGAGATTCCCGAACGCGTATCGGTACCCGACTATGCCCACCTGCTCCCGCAGGAGATTCAGCCTTTCACCTCCACCATCGAAGACGCCGAACATCTCTCCTTCATCCAGGGCGCTGGGCACGGCGGCTCCCACCCTCATCTGGTCAATGCCTTTGTCTCGGCCCTGGTGGAAGACAAGCAGCCCTGGCCGAACGCTGTCACCAGCGCCAACTGGACCTGCGTCGGCATCTGCGCCCACCAATCGGCCCGCAAGGGGGGCGAGATCGTTCAATTGCCCGAATTCACGCTTGAAGGAGTTTGA
- a CDS encoding HdeD family acid-resistance protein, which translates to MTATASVPVQEKSRTPWWLILIEGIALIILGILFLTNTAATTVIFIQVLGIYWLIRGILYIVAMFLDHTAWGWKLFAGVLGIIAGIVVLNHPIWSPFVVGSVLVIILAIQAIIVGIIGLIQAFQGAGWGAGILGAVSIVIGAWLLFNVGAATFALPWVVGILAIVGGIFAIIMAFRVK; encoded by the coding sequence ATGACCGCAACGGCTTCAGTTCCGGTGCAGGAAAAGAGCAGAACTCCCTGGTGGTTGATTCTGATCGAAGGGATCGCTTTGATCATCCTGGGTATCCTCTTCCTGACCAACACCGCAGCCACTACTGTTATCTTCATTCAGGTCCTCGGTATCTACTGGCTGATCCGAGGTATTCTTTACATCGTCGCGATGTTCCTCGACCACACAGCGTGGGGTTGGAAACTGTTCGCCGGTGTCCTCGGAATCATCGCGGGGATCGTCGTACTCAACCACCCCATCTGGAGCCCCTTCGTCGTGGGATCGGTTCTGGTCATCATTCTGGCAATCCAGGCGATCATCGTCGGTATTATCGGCCTGATCCAGGCATTTCAGGGTGCTGGCTGGGGAGCCGGAATCCTCGGTGCCGTATCGATCGTCATCGGTGCCTGGTTGCTCTTCAATGTCGGCGCTGCTACGTTTGCACTGCCCTGGGTGGTGGGTATCCTGGCCATCGTGGGTGGCATTTTTGCCATCATCATGGCATTCAGAGTGAAATAG
- a CDS encoding diacylglycerol kinase family protein: MKGKTIHLHLAVFNGKNSAEAALGQVPKRDPDIASAVVMEKDADERVQFRDVGLTPKKGAVGGIVLGGMIGLLTGGAGLALAAAGGILGSHLVQKKQVEQLEPERLSQVAGSLGPDSSAIIGISKNRLDVQIAEMLEAMGAELYETTISGNASGEMEEHADEAYDALLAALAKTTGGQTRLSIPYPKIHVVLNPVSGKDEPVINVLNRVFNKYGVDWDISITRKYGDATEFARQAAESGFDLVAGYGGDGTQHEIANGVMGTGVTMGVLPGGTGNGFANELGIPKTLEPAVELLCTSHNQRKIDVAQLEDGYFIQRLFTGIEPDEQTSREDKDKYGTLAYLKRDINRLSEIQDIPYRLTIDGEVIEVMGHKCYVVNSAKAGTGLSLAAGFTVDDGILDVFILSQDLDSIDAALTRFLDLDNPKAGEYYWRGQEIRIEVEPDQPVWTDGEYTGRTPVSIKVLPAALTVAVP; the protein is encoded by the coding sequence GTGAAAGGGAAAACGATCCACCTGCACCTGGCCGTCTTCAATGGCAAAAACAGCGCTGAAGCGGCGCTGGGGCAGGTGCCCAAGCGTGATCCAGATATCGCATCTGCCGTGGTCATGGAGAAGGACGCAGATGAACGTGTCCAATTCCGCGACGTGGGCCTTACGCCCAAGAAAGGTGCCGTGGGCGGTATCGTCCTGGGTGGTATGATCGGTCTGCTGACCGGAGGTGCGGGCCTGGCGCTGGCGGCTGCGGGCGGGATACTGGGAAGTCACCTGGTCCAGAAGAAACAGGTCGAACAGCTGGAGCCCGAGCGTCTCAGCCAGGTGGCCGGTTCTCTGGGGCCTGATTCTTCGGCCATAATCGGCATCAGCAAAAATCGCCTGGACGTCCAAATCGCCGAAATGCTGGAAGCCATGGGGGCGGAACTCTATGAAACCACCATTTCCGGTAATGCGTCCGGAGAAATGGAAGAGCACGCCGACGAGGCGTATGATGCCCTGTTGGCTGCGTTGGCCAAAACGACCGGCGGCCAGACCAGGTTATCCATTCCCTACCCGAAAATCCATGTGGTCCTCAACCCGGTCTCCGGCAAAGATGAGCCGGTCATCAACGTTTTGAACAGGGTATTCAACAAGTATGGAGTTGATTGGGATATCAGCATCACGCGCAAGTATGGCGATGCCACCGAGTTCGCCCGCCAGGCCGCGGAGAGTGGGTTTGATCTGGTGGCGGGCTATGGAGGGGATGGCACCCAGCACGAGATCGCCAATGGCGTGATGGGAACGGGGGTAACCATGGGCGTGTTGCCGGGAGGTACGGGCAACGGCTTCGCCAATGAATTGGGCATCCCCAAGACACTGGAACCGGCGGTGGAACTGCTTTGCACCAGCCACAACCAGCGCAAGATCGATGTGGCGCAGTTGGAGGATGGTTACTTCATTCAGCGGCTTTTCACTGGCATTGAGCCAGACGAACAGACCAGTCGGGAGGACAAGGACAAGTATGGCACGCTGGCCTACTTGAAACGCGATATCAATCGTTTGAGTGAGATCCAGGACATCCCCTATCGCCTGACGATAGATGGCGAAGTGATTGAAGTGATGGGACACAAGTGTTACGTGGTCAACTCGGCCAAGGCGGGTACCGGACTTTCACTGGCCGCCGGCTTCACGGTTGATGACGGGATTTTGGATGTGTTCATTCTCAGCCAGGACCTCGATAGCATTGACGCTGCACTGACGCGTTTTCTCGACCTGGACAACCCAAAGGCGGGCGAATACTACTGGCGCGGGCAGGAGATTCGCATCGAGGTGGAGCCGGACCAGCCGGTGTGGACCGACGGCGAGTACACCGGTCGCACGCCTGTTTCTATCAAGGTGCTGCCTGCCGCATTGACGGTGGCAGTGCCGTAA
- a CDS encoding TetR/AcrR family transcriptional regulator: MPKQTFFNLPEEKRQLIVDIAIDEFAQNDYANVSISRIVARAGIAKGSFYQYFEDKQDLFGYLFDLIVETKSEMFSLDHPDPKRVGIFSYMRWLLETSLQFEARYPRFSQIGYRMLKDGSQAEAMVARARAGSRQFYRQLVALGKAQGDIASDIDEELAAFIFDLFISDLGRYMLQRVTAERGSDWQGQQPFFEFPEVRATYEQALRILEFGMSTNGQV, translated from the coding sequence ATGCCCAAACAGACATTCTTCAACCTGCCGGAAGAAAAACGACAACTGATCGTGGACATCGCAATCGACGAGTTCGCGCAAAACGACTACGCCAATGTGTCGATTTCCCGCATCGTGGCCCGCGCCGGCATCGCCAAGGGCAGTTTCTACCAGTATTTCGAGGACAAGCAAGATCTTTTCGGCTACCTCTTCGATTTGATAGTCGAAACGAAGTCTGAGATGTTTTCTCTGGACCATCCTGATCCCAAGCGTGTTGGCATCTTTTCCTACATGCGCTGGCTGCTGGAGACCAGTTTGCAGTTTGAGGCGCGTTATCCTCGCTTCAGTCAGATCGGTTATCGTATGCTGAAGGATGGCAGTCAGGCGGAGGCAATGGTTGCCAGGGCGAGGGCAGGTTCCCGGCAGTTTTACCGCCAACTGGTAGCGCTGGGCAAAGCCCAGGGCGACATCGCTTCCGATATTGACGAAGAACTGGCAGCCTTTATTTTCGATCTGTTTATCTCCGATCTGGGACGATATATGCTGCAGCGGGTGACCGCGGAGCGCGGCTCTGATTGGCAGGGCCAACAGCCATTTTTCGAGTTCCCCGAAGTGAGAGCAACCTATGAGCAGGCCCTGCGAATACTCGAGTTCGGCATGAGTACGAATGGACAGGTTTAG
- a CDS encoding thiamine pyrophosphate-dependent enzyme gives MTKLITIDPIEMRKSGSISAPKVPVNAYKPDPKKEAKKYGSEALVRIYRDMAVIREFETMLDRIKKEGAYQGIEYNHRGPAHLSIGQEAAAVGQSYHLTPDDFIFGSHRSHGEILAKSLSAIAKLDDEALMAIMETYMDGAPLRVVEQFAGVNGTVKQLAINYTLYGTLAEIFGRAYGFNKGMGGSMHAFFPPFGVMPNNAIVGGSADIAVGGALFKRVNRRPGIVIANIGDASMGCGPVWEAMMFAAMDQYRTLWPEKVGGAPPMLFNFMNNFYGMGGQPMGETMGFGVLARVGMGVNPEAMHSERVDGYNPLAVADAIERKRKVLEAGRGPVLLDTITYRISGHSPSDASAYRTKEEVDLWHEEDSLAAFAQYLLENNHADEAQLEALRGEITERTTQVLRAAASQETSPRIDTSGDAIGEMMFSDGFRDRMAEGEPEVLKPIEESRFKVTSQKNRFGLDQDGTPLPKLRSLTYGEALFEAMLYRFYQDPTMVAYGEENRDWGGAFGVYRGLTEVLPYHRLFNTSISEGAIAGTAVGYSISGGRVVAELMYCDFMGRAGDEIFNQMSKWQAMSAGVLTMPLVLRVSVGSKYGAQHSQDWTSIVAHIPGLKVMFPATPYDAKGMLNLALRGTDPVVFFESQRLYSEPETLVAGGVPVDYYEVPMGEPAKRREGSDVTIVTVGATLYRALEAAEILQDTYDVSAEVIDARFINPLNYGAIVESVKRTGKVVLASDACERGSFLHTMASNISQLAFDYLDGPVVVVGARNWITPPAEMEDAFFPQTEWIIDALHERVLPLPGHQVSTSQSTEVILERNQLGT, from the coding sequence ATGACCAAATTGATCACTATCGACCCCATCGAGATGCGAAAATCAGGCTCAATCAGCGCGCCAAAGGTGCCGGTTAATGCCTACAAGCCCGACCCCAAAAAAGAAGCCAAAAAATACGGGTCGGAAGCATTGGTCCGCATTTACCGCGATATGGCCGTCATTCGCGAGTTTGAGACCATGTTGGACCGTATCAAAAAGGAAGGGGCCTACCAGGGAATTGAATATAACCACCGGGGCCCGGCTCACCTTTCCATCGGCCAGGAGGCAGCTGCCGTCGGCCAGAGCTATCACCTGACTCCCGATGATTTCATCTTTGGATCCCACCGCAGCCATGGTGAGATCCTGGCAAAAAGCCTTTCTGCCATTGCCAAGCTCGACGATGAGGCCCTGATGGCCATCATGGAAACCTATATGGATGGCGCTCCGCTGCGCGTCGTGGAGCAGTTTGCCGGTGTCAACGGTACGGTAAAACAGCTTGCGATCAACTACACCCTCTACGGCACGCTGGCCGAAATCTTCGGCCGCGCTTACGGATTCAATAAGGGCATGGGTGGCTCCATGCACGCCTTTTTCCCTCCCTTTGGCGTGATGCCCAACAATGCCATCGTGGGTGGCTCGGCCGATATCGCGGTGGGAGGCGCCCTTTTCAAGCGGGTCAATCGCAGGCCAGGCATCGTGATCGCCAACATCGGCGACGCTTCCATGGGCTGTGGTCCGGTATGGGAGGCAATGATGTTCGCCGCCATGGACCAGTACCGCACACTTTGGCCCGAGAAGGTCGGTGGCGCACCACCCATGCTCTTCAATTTCATGAACAACTTCTATGGCATGGGCGGCCAGCCCATGGGCGAAACCATGGGATTTGGTGTGCTGGCCCGGGTGGGCATGGGTGTCAACCCGGAAGCCATGCACTCGGAGCGCGTGGATGGCTATAATCCGCTGGCTGTGGCCGATGCCATCGAGCGCAAGCGCAAGGTTCTGGAAGCAGGCCGGGGCCCGGTGCTGCTGGATACGATCACTTATCGCATTTCGGGCCATTCACCCTCCGACGCCTCGGCTTACCGCACCAAGGAGGAAGTCGATCTCTGGCATGAGGAGGATTCCCTGGCAGCCTTCGCTCAATACCTGCTGGAGAACAACCACGCCGACGAAGCGCAGTTGGAGGCACTACGCGGGGAAATCACCGAACGCACGACCCAGGTGCTGCGGGCTGCCGCGTCGCAGGAGACTTCGCCGCGGATCGATACGAGCGGGGACGCGATCGGCGAAATGATGTTCTCCGACGGTTTTCGGGACCGTATGGCTGAAGGTGAGCCGGAAGTCCTGAAACCGATCGAAGAAAGCCGTTTCAAGGTGACCTCGCAGAAGAATCGCTTTGGCCTGGACCAGGATGGTACGCCACTGCCCAAGCTGCGCAGCCTGACCTATGGCGAAGCCCTGTTTGAGGCCATGCTGTACCGTTTCTACCAGGATCCTACCATGGTGGCCTACGGTGAAGAAAACCGGGATTGGGGCGGCGCTTTCGGCGTCTACCGCGGCCTGACCGAAGTCCTTCCCTACCACCGGCTCTTCAACACGTCGATCTCGGAGGGCGCCATCGCCGGCACGGCGGTGGGCTACTCGATCAGTGGCGGGCGGGTGGTGGCGGAGTTGATGTACTGCGACTTCATGGGCCGCGCCGGCGACGAGATTTTCAATCAGATGTCCAAGTGGCAGGCCATGTCGGCAGGTGTGCTGACCATGCCACTGGTCCTGCGGGTGTCGGTGGGTTCCAAGTATGGTGCCCAGCATTCCCAGGACTGGACCTCCATCGTTGCTCACATTCCCGGCCTCAAGGTGATGTTCCCGGCAACGCCCTACGACGCCAAGGGCATGCTCAACCTGGCGCTGCGCGGCACCGATCCGGTGGTCTTCTTCGAGAGCCAACGCCTCTACTCGGAACCGGAGACCCTGGTGGCGGGTGGCGTCCCTGTCGATTACTATGAGGTGCCCATGGGTGAGCCTGCCAAACGGCGGGAAGGCAGCGATGTCACCATCGTGACCGTTGGCGCCACGCTTTACCGTGCCCTGGAGGCCGCTGAGATATTGCAGGACACCTACGATGTATCGGCCGAGGTGATCGACGCCCGCTTCATCAATCCGCTGAACTACGGTGCCATCGTGGAGTCGGTGAAAAGGACGGGCAAGGTTGTCTTGGCTTCGGATGCCTGCGAGCGGGGCTCCTTTTTGCATACCATGGCGTCCAACATCAGCCAGTTGGCTTTTGATTATCTGGACGGCCCGGTGGTGGTGGTGGGCGCCCGCAACTGGATCACGCCGCCGGCCGAGATGGAAGATGCCTTCTTCCCCCAGACCGAGTGGATCATCGACGCCCTGCATGAACGGGTTCTGCCCCTGCCAGGGCATCAGGTGAGCACGAGCCAGTCGACGGAAGTGATCCTTGAGCGCAACCAGCTTGGCACGTAG